A region from the Brachyspira pilosicoli genome encodes:
- a CDS encoding carbohydrate kinase family protein: MFNILTFGELLYDVYNDVSVIGGAPFNYSVQLSRLLNNDDKLKFITALGDDELGKDAINFIKKENIDSSLIQINNNYNTGKATVFLNENKVPDYIIHENAAWDNIEYNELIENALNEKYDLFYFNILSQRNECSYNTIKKIYNNINSKYKICDVTFRKNYFTKEKIKEALEFINILKINDDELSTIKDILYPSLENDNEKLLKVLSKDFNIEYIFLTLGADGASVFYNNEYIFKPSNKVKVVDTVGAGDSFAAALSYAILNNLNINKVIDFASTVSEQMVQLKGGTAKYNTIEVKKLFNL, encoded by the coding sequence ATGTTTAATATACTTACATTCGGCGAACTTTTATATGATGTATACAATGATGTATCTGTAATAGGAGGTGCTCCATTTAATTATTCTGTTCAATTATCTAGGCTTTTAAATAATGATGATAAATTAAAGTTTATAACAGCGTTAGGAGATGATGAATTAGGTAAAGATGCTATCAATTTTATAAAAAAAGAAAATATTGACTCTTCTCTAATACAAATAAATAATAATTACAATACAGGAAAAGCTACTGTATTTCTTAATGAAAATAAAGTGCCTGATTATATAATCCATGAAAATGCTGCTTGGGATAATATTGAATATAATGAATTGATAGAAAATGCATTAAATGAAAAATATGATTTATTTTATTTTAATATTTTATCACAAAGAAATGAATGTTCATATAACACTATAAAAAAAATATACAATAATATTAATTCTAAATATAAAATATGCGATGTAACTTTTAGGAAGAATTATTTTACTAAAGAAAAAATAAAAGAGGCATTAGAGTTTATTAATATATTAAAAATAAATGATGATGAGCTTTCTACTATAAAAGATATACTCTATCCATCATTAGAAAATGATAATGAGAAATTATTAAAAGTATTAAGTAAAGATTTTAATATTGAATATATATTTTTAACTCTTGGTGCTGATGGAGCTTCTGTATTTTATAATAATGAATATATATTTAAGCCTTCAAATAAAGTAAAAGTAGTTGACACTGTTGGTGCTGGAGATTCATTTGCTGCTGCATTAAGTTATGCTATTTTAAATAATTTGAATATAAACAAAGTTATTGATTTTGCTTCAACTGTATCTGAACAAATGGTGCAATTAAAAGGCGGCACTGCAAAATATAATACTATAGAAGTAAAAAAGTTATTTAATCTTTAA
- a CDS encoding bifunctional nuclease family protein has product MIEAKILNLAITDKYFVVMLKPENTEKVIPISIATLEAQSIMTSLIGYKKERPLTHDLINKIFNTCNIKLVNVVIDNIHMDTYFAKLVIEYDKNNVFIDSRPSDAIALALEFKCPIYVEEHVIEKAGIILENGEETSAVPFMYQRFDNNEEEVSELDNNNAVNNNVKTKEEIQRLLEQAIKEERYEDAAKYRDELDKLN; this is encoded by the coding sequence GTGATTGAAGCAAAAATACTTAATTTGGCTATAACAGATAAATATTTTGTTGTAATGTTAAAGCCAGAAAATACTGAAAAAGTTATTCCTATATCTATAGCTACCTTAGAAGCTCAATCTATTATGACTAGTCTAATAGGGTATAAAAAAGAAAGACCTCTAACTCATGATCTTATTAATAAAATATTTAATACTTGTAATATTAAATTAGTTAATGTAGTTATAGATAACATACATATGGATACTTATTTTGCTAAACTTGTTATTGAATATGATAAAAATAATGTTTTTATAGATTCGAGACCTTCTGATGCTATAGCATTAGCTTTAGAGTTTAAGTGTCCTATTTATGTAGAAGAGCATGTTATAGAAAAGGCTGGTATTATATTAGAAAATGGTGAAGAGACTTCCGCTGTTCCTTTTATGTATCAGAGATTTGATAATAATGAAGAAGAAGTTTCTGAGTTGGATAATAATAATGCAGTGAATAATAATGTAAAAACTAAAGAAGAGATACAAAGATTATTGGAGCAGGCTATAAAAGAAGAAAGATATGAGGATGCTGCTAAATATAGAGATGAGTTGGATAAACTTAACTGA
- a CDS encoding penicillin-binding protein produces the protein MLTQKLYVLTIKDRKSTQVLDELYQPRGTIYDSKMRPLTINIPAYTIYIDTHSVAELDGKEGVNVNEGYDEILRLLGITKEKFAEMLKNKRRTIRLAQNISLDVYNKIKEVKNKYNIRSIYGDESYKRFYPYGDIFAHVIGYMNKSETEGYAGLEATYQNVLSSVNDKPKDLVLTLDRDIQTIVRNEVLKTVAEKSPQSVTFIVSDVNTGAIIANYSYPSFDPNNPFIYVNNERLDRSIMSTIYPGSTMKIFVELAALEEGVANTDEIFYCNGYYDYSKQTRIHCDYPHGKVAFNDILKYSCNYAIVTVAERVDKKFLYEYLKRFGFGDATDVMGRYKNEWTGIYHDLKDWHRFSRGYLAIGYDLSVTPMQIASSYLPLLNGGYKVQMHVVDSVYDGEKKLILTNNLKKERIIDEQYSQIARLLLRKGVESGSTGSRANLLNIDVVGKTGTAITEVYRAGSTDRAEKYYQSIFIGGFPLEDPKVSILVLLDDPKGSGGLAAGRVAAPLFAQVANQIIPYLGLVDGEIHTINTNEFLSLIPKDNIIYTNNIMPNIYGLSLRDALNNISYIVSNNNAKIVVQGEGYIYDYSPQTGTVISNEEIIRLNLKAPNRDTNK, from the coding sequence ATGCTTACCCAAAAGCTTTATGTCTTAACTATCAAAGATAGAAAATCTACTCAAGTACTTGATGAGCTATATCAACCAAGAGGAACTATTTATGACTCAAAAATGAGACCGCTCACTATAAATATACCGGCCTACACTATATATATAGACACTCATTCTGTAGCAGAGTTAGATGGAAAAGAAGGAGTTAATGTAAATGAAGGATATGATGAAATATTAAGATTACTTGGCATCACAAAAGAAAAGTTTGCTGAAATGCTAAAAAATAAAAGAAGAACTATAAGATTAGCACAAAACATTAGTTTAGATGTTTATAATAAAATAAAAGAAGTAAAAAATAAATATAACATTAGAAGTATTTATGGAGATGAAAGCTACAAACGATTTTACCCTTATGGAGATATATTTGCCCATGTTATAGGCTATATGAATAAATCTGAAACAGAAGGCTATGCTGGATTAGAAGCTACTTATCAAAATGTATTATCTTCTGTAAATGACAAACCAAAAGATTTAGTATTAACTCTCGACAGAGATATACAAACGATAGTAAGAAATGAGGTATTAAAAACTGTGGCAGAAAAATCTCCTCAATCTGTTACTTTTATAGTTTCTGATGTAAATACTGGCGCCATTATAGCAAACTACTCTTATCCATCCTTTGACCCTAATAATCCATTCATATATGTTAATAATGAAAGATTAGATAGAAGTATAATGAGCACTATTTACCCGGGTTCTACAATGAAAATATTTGTAGAACTTGCCGCTTTAGAAGAGGGAGTTGCTAATACTGATGAGATTTTTTATTGTAATGGATACTATGATTACAGCAAACAAACTCGCATACATTGTGATTATCCTCATGGTAAAGTTGCTTTTAATGATATATTAAAATACAGCTGCAACTATGCAATTGTTACTGTTGCTGAGAGAGTAGATAAAAAATTCTTATATGAATATTTAAAAAGATTCGGATTTGGTGATGCCACAGATGTAATGGGAAGATATAAAAATGAATGGACAGGAATATATCATGATTTAAAAGATTGGCATAGATTCTCACGTGGTTATTTAGCAATAGGATATGATTTAAGCGTAACTCCTATGCAAATAGCCTCTTCATATTTGCCGCTTTTAAATGGCGGATATAAAGTTCAAATGCATGTTGTAGATTCTGTTTATGATGGAGAAAAGAAATTAATATTAACAAACAACTTAAAAAAAGAAAGAATAATAGATGAACAATACTCACAAATAGCAAGACTTTTACTTAGAAAAGGTGTTGAATCAGGTTCTACAGGAAGCAGAGCTAATCTGCTTAATATAGATGTTGTAGGTAAAACTGGTACTGCTATTACTGAAGTATATAGGGCTGGTTCCACAGATAGAGCGGAAAAATACTACCAATCTATATTTATAGGCGGATTTCCTTTGGAAGACCCAAAGGTTTCTATATTGGTTTTATTAGATGACCCTAAAGGTTCTGGAGGACTTGCGGCTGGAAGAGTAGCTGCTCCGCTTTTTGCCCAGGTTGCTAATCAAATAATTCCATATTTAGGACTCGTTGACGGAGAAATACATACTATAAATACAAACGAATTCTTATCTTTAATACCAAAAGATAATATTATTTATACTAATAACATTATGCCTAATATATATGGTCTTTCACTTAGAGATGCTTTAAACAATATATCTTACATAGTTTCTAATAATAATGCAAAAATAGTAGTTCAAGGGGAAGGATATATTTATGATTATAGCCCGCAAACTGGAACTGTAATATCAAATGAAGAGATAATACGGCTTAATCTTAAAGCTCCTAACAGAGATACTAATAAATAA